One window of the Cryptomeria japonica chromosome 7, Sugi_1.0, whole genome shotgun sequence genome contains the following:
- the LOC131028347 gene encoding isoeugenol synthase 1-like, which produces MDQLKIIRAIQEVGNIKRFLRSEFGNDVERVKALPPFQKVCDDKKVIRRAIEQAGIPYSFISANSFGAYFVDYFVHPRRSPQPEEIVIYGDGLIKGILCKLSFK; this is translated from the exons ATGGATCAGCTAAAGATCATAAGAGCCATCCAAGAAGTTGGGAATATCAAG AGATTTCTCCGATCAGAGTTTGGCAACGATGTAGAGAGGGTGAAAGCTTTGCCTCCCTTTCAGAAGGTATGTGATGATAAAAAGGTAATCCGCAGGGCTATTGAACAAGCAGGGATTCCTTATTCCTTCATTTCTGCTAACTCCTTTGGGGCATATTTTGTCGATTATTTTGTTCATCCTCGGCGTAGTCCACAACCGGAGGAAATTGTCATTTATGGCGATGGACTCATAAAAGGTATATTGTGTAAATTAAGTTTCAAATAA
- the LOC131856611 gene encoding isoeugenol synthase 1-like has protein sequence MVANDTRTLNKLVIYRPPGNIISQSELVSLWEKKTGTTFKRVFMSESDMINLSETLPHPDNIPVCVLHNIFVKGDQANFELGEEELEASRLYPDYKYTPIEAFLDASISAPCHTKLTSFA, from the exons ATGGTAGCAAACGACACAAGAACATTAAACAAGCTTGTGATTTACAGGCCACCAGGGAACATAATTAGCCAGAGTGAGCTTGTATCCCTGTGGGAGAAGAAAACAGGGACCACTTTTAAGAGAGTTTTTATGTCAGAATCTGACATGATCAATCTCTCAGAGA CTCTGCCTCATCCGGATAACATTCCGGTTTGTGTTTTGCACAATATATTTGTGAAAGGCGACCAGGCGAACTTCGAATTAGGAGAAGAAGAGCTGGAGGCTTCGAGGCTCTACCCAGACTATAAATACACCCCCATAGAAGCATTCCTTGACGCATCAATCAGTGCTCCCTGCCACACAAAACTTACTTCCTTTGCCTGA